A window of Bacillus sp. DX3.1 genomic DNA:
CCAATATTCTAGGCATTTTCTTGCCAGCTCTTTGTCGATTTCTCTTGCACGTTGATAAAAATATCCCTTTGTTACGGCTTCGAATGAATAACTTCCGCCTTGTTGTTGGTACACCATTTGTTGAATGTTTGCGATTCCTTTAAAGTCTAAACAATCACACATCACTCTGTTCACACCCACATTGCCAACATCTAGCATCCCTTGTTGCCCTTCTCCTTCTGCTTCTGCTCTCATTAGACGAGCTAACAAGTCT
This region includes:
- a CDS encoding cell wall hydrolase, which codes for MRIAYTESDVDLLARLMRAEAEGEGQQGMLDVGNVGVNRVMCDCLDFKGIANIQQMVYQQQGGSYSFEAVTKGYFYQRAREIDKELARKCLEYWRGHPATNSLWFFNPVGNCPSVWWNQALAGQYKEHCFYQPTRTDCPRVY